In the Streptobacillus moniliformis DSM 12112 genome, one interval contains:
- a CDS encoding adenylosuccinate synthase: MNKYNTYVVVGTQWGDEGKGKIIDVLSPDADYVVRYQGGNNAGHTVIVGEEKFILHLLPSGVINNKGKCIIGSGVVVDIDVLLDEMSKLESRGKDLSNLYVDERTHIIMPYHVSIDKAKEEALGENKIGTTQRGIGPCYNDKISRNGIRMGDLLDFDRFRDKLEWNIKEKNDILEKYGYPTFSFEELLEKYRTLAEKMKNRIIDSVFEINQAVIEGKKVLFEGAQALMLDIDYGTYPYVTTSSPTAGGACTGSGVSPNKINRVLGVMKAYTTRVGEGPFPTELNNEIGENLRTIGHEFGATTGRPRRCGWLDLVIGKYATLINGLTDIVLTKLDVLTGLEVIKVAIAYDINGKVHQTYPGNLRKSQEIEIIYKEFPGWTEDITKIKNYEELPENCKRYVEFIESYLETPISLISVGPSREQNIYRGEF, encoded by the coding sequence ATGAATAAATATAATACATATGTTGTGGTAGGAACTCAGTGGGGAGATGAAGGTAAAGGTAAAATTATAGATGTATTATCGCCAGATGCTGATTATGTAGTCAGATATCAAGGTGGAAATAATGCTGGGCATACAGTTATAGTTGGAGAAGAAAAATTTATACTGCATTTACTTCCATCAGGAGTGATTAATAATAAAGGTAAGTGTATTATAGGTTCAGGAGTAGTTGTAGATATAGATGTATTACTTGATGAAATGTCAAAACTTGAAAGTAGAGGAAAAGATCTAAGCAACCTATATGTTGATGAAAGAACACATATTATTATGCCTTACCATGTTTCTATAGATAAAGCAAAAGAAGAAGCATTGGGAGAAAATAAGATAGGAACTACTCAAAGAGGAATAGGACCATGCTATAATGATAAAATTTCAAGAAATGGTATCAGAATGGGGGATTTACTTGATTTTGATAGATTTAGAGATAAACTTGAATGGAATATTAAAGAAAAAAATGATATTTTAGAAAAATATGGTTATCCAACTTTTTCTTTTGAAGAATTATTAGAAAAATATAGAACTCTTGCAGAAAAAATGAAAAATAGAATAATAGATTCAGTTTTTGAAATTAACCAAGCAGTAATAGAAGGTAAAAAAGTACTGTTTGAAGGAGCTCAAGCATTGATGTTAGATATAGATTATGGAACATATCCATATGTAACTACATCATCACCAACAGCAGGTGGAGCATGCACTGGTAGTGGAGTTTCTCCAAATAAGATAAATAGAGTATTAGGTGTTATGAAAGCATATACAACTCGTGTTGGAGAAGGACCTTTCCCTACAGAATTAAATAATGAAATAGGAGAAAATTTAAGAACTATAGGACATGAGTTTGGAGCAACTACTGGAAGACCAAGAAGATGTGGTTGGTTAGACCTTGTTATAGGTAAATATGCTACATTAATAAATGGATTAACAGATATAGTTTTAACTAAACTTGATGTATTAACTGGACTTGAAGTAATTAAAGTTGCTATAGCTTATGATATTAATGGAAAAGTACATCAAACATATCCTGGAAATTTAAGAAAATCTCAAGAAATAGAAATAATATATAAAGAATTTCCTGGTTGGACAGAAGATATTACAAAAATTAAAAATTATGAAGAATTACCAGAAAATTGTAAAAGATATGTTGAATTTATAGAAAGTTATTTAGAAACACCAATAAGTTTAATATCTGTTGGACCAAGTAGAGAGCAAAATATTTATAGAGGAGAATTTTAA
- the hpt gene encoding hypoxanthine phosphoribosyltransferase, translated as MEYKIEVAITEEEIANKVDEIAKKISSDFEGQSLLLVGLLRGSAVFLADIARKINYNKVDLTLDFMNVSSYGNSMQSSREVKILKDLEEDVNNRHILIIEDIVDTGRTLSEVKKMLLMRNPKSLKICTLLDKPERREVEIDVDYIGFKISDFFVVGYGIDYAQKHRTLPFIGQVVEIK; from the coding sequence ATGGAATACAAAATTGAAGTTGCAATAACTGAGGAAGAAATTGCAAATAAAGTTGATGAAATTGCAAAAAAAATTAGTAGTGATTTTGAAGGTCAAAGTTTACTTTTAGTAGGTCTTTTAAGAGGTTCAGCAGTATTTTTAGCTGATATAGCAAGAAAAATAAACTATAACAAAGTGGATTTAACTTTAGATTTCATGAATGTTTCTAGCTATGGTAATTCTATGCAAAGTTCAAGAGAAGTAAAAATATTAAAAGATCTTGAAGAAGATGTTAATAATAGACATATTTTAATAATTGAAGATATAGTGGATACTGGAAGAACATTAAGTGAAGTTAAAAAGATGCTACTTATGAGAAATCCTAAATCTTTAAAGATATGCACATTACTTGATAAACCTGAAAGAAGAGAAGTAGAAATAGATGTAGATTATATAGGATTTAAAATATCTGATTTCTTTGTTGTAGGTTATGGTATAGATTATGCACAAAAACATAGAACACTTCCATTTATTGGACAAGTTGTAGAAATTAAATAG
- a CDS encoding AzlC family ABC transporter permease has translation MDLITKFNKQEFINGIKAANGIAIAFIPFGFALGLISNTYNVNSVVSSVMTFIIYSGASQVLLYKIFATGSFDIFSAIFAAAMLNFRYVLINIPMYKALSNYDRKSKSLVGVLFTDETVAFLALKKNKSLSFALGVNLLGYLSFTLSSVFGVILGNYIPIIVINSMKFVLYGTFLSLLISSLIMDNKNLKIVLITLFLKAIFMCIYPFNMIPQSLQIVLILSLTSLIYAMISIWRDIK, from the coding sequence ATGGATTTAATTACTAAATTTAATAAACAAGAATTTATAAATGGAATTAAAGCTGCAAATGGAATTGCAATAGCTTTTATACCTTTCGGGTTTGCACTTGGACTTATTTCTAATACATATAATGTTAATTCTGTAGTATCATCTGTAATGACTTTCATTATTTATTCAGGTGCATCACAAGTTTTGTTATATAAAATATTTGCAACTGGAAGTTTTGATATATTTTCTGCGATTTTTGCCGCAGCCATGTTAAATTTTAGGTATGTTTTAATAAATATTCCTATGTATAAGGCATTAAGTAATTATGATAGAAAATCAAAATCTTTAGTGGGTGTCTTATTTACTGATGAAACTGTAGCATTTTTAGCACTTAAGAAGAATAAGAGTTTATCATTTGCATTAGGTGTTAATTTATTAGGATATTTAAGTTTTACTTTAAGTTCTGTATTTGGAGTAATACTTGGAAACTATATACCTATTATTGTTATAAATTCCATGAAATTTGTTCTTTATGGTACATTTTTATCACTTTTGATATCAAGTTTAATTATGGATAATAAGAATTTAAAAATAGTATTAATAACTTTATTTTTAAAAGCAATATTTATGTGTATATATCCATTTAACATGATTCCACAAAGTTTACAGATAGTATTAATACTATCATTAACTAGTTTGATATATGCAATGATATCGATATGGAGGGATATTAAATGA
- a CDS encoding proline--tRNA ligase, with amino-acid sequence MRFSKSFIKTYKEVPKEAETISHQLMLRASMIKQLTRGVYTYLPLGLKVLKKIENIVREELNKINAQEILMPVLQPADLWQESGRWFSYGAELMRLHDRNNRDFVLGPTHEEVIVDLFRNIVTSYKDLPLNVYQIQTKFRDERRPRFGLMRGREFIMKDAYSFHLTQECLDREYNKVKEAYCKIFERCGLNFRAVDADTGSIGGSESHEFMVLASSGEDDILYSDKSDYAANVEKAVSVLEFEVDNSEELTKELVATPDIKTIEDVSKFLNVNTNKTIKSVLFKEEQEDKTFAYYIALIRGDLEINDVKVKNIFGAKIDLEMMNEKDLENLGFAGGYFSPLKEIETLSKVKIVIDESVKHMKNFVGGANVEGHHYINMNLSDIHYDLVGDIRKAQKGDKALDGGTLDIARGIEVGHIFKLGKKYSAAMNTKVLNDKGVAETVIMGCYGIGVSRVAAAAIEQNFDDFGIIWPKSIAPYLVDLILVNVKDEIAKEVSEKIYSDMLLNNIDVIYDDRDEKAGFKFKDADLIGIPLKVIVGKGAVNGMVEIKHRDGSFSGEIKVEDVISYIKEFEKNK; translated from the coding sequence ATGAGATTTTCAAAATCTTTTATAAAAACATATAAAGAAGTGCCTAAAGAGGCAGAAACAATATCACATCAATTAATGCTTAGAGCATCTATGATTAAACAATTAACTAGAGGAGTTTATACATATTTACCACTTGGATTAAAAGTTTTAAAAAAGATAGAAAACATAGTTAGAGAAGAATTAAATAAAATAAATGCACAAGAAATATTAATGCCTGTGCTTCAACCAGCAGATTTATGGCAAGAATCTGGAAGATGGTTTTCATATGGTGCTGAACTTATGAGATTACATGATAGAAATAATAGAGATTTTGTTTTAGGACCAACACATGAGGAAGTTATAGTTGATTTATTTAGAAACATTGTAACATCATATAAAGATTTACCATTAAATGTTTATCAAATACAAACAAAGTTTAGAGATGAGAGAAGACCTAGATTTGGGTTAATGCGTGGAAGAGAATTTATAATGAAAGATGCATATAGTTTCCATTTAACACAAGAATGTTTAGATAGAGAGTATAATAAGGTTAAGGAAGCATATTGCAAAATATTTGAGCGTTGTGGTCTTAACTTTAGAGCAGTAGATGCTGATACTGGAAGTATAGGTGGTTCTGAAAGTCATGAATTTATGGTTCTTGCTTCAAGTGGAGAAGATGATATACTTTATTCAGATAAATCAGATTATGCAGCTAATGTTGAAAAGGCAGTTTCAGTATTAGAATTTGAAGTTGATAATTCTGAAGAACTTACTAAAGAATTAGTAGCCACTCCAGATATTAAAACTATAGAAGATGTTTCAAAATTTCTTAATGTAAATACTAATAAAACTATAAAATCAGTACTATTTAAAGAAGAGCAAGAAGATAAAACTTTTGCCTACTATATAGCTTTAATAAGAGGAGATTTAGAAATAAATGATGTAAAAGTAAAGAATATATTTGGTGCAAAAATAGATCTTGAAATGATGAATGAAAAAGATTTAGAAAATCTAGGCTTTGCTGGAGGATATTTCTCGCCATTAAAAGAAATAGAAACACTTTCAAAAGTTAAAATAGTTATAGATGAATCAGTAAAACATATGAAAAACTTTGTAGGTGGAGCAAATGTTGAAGGACATCACTATATTAATATGAATTTATCAGATATACATTATGATTTAGTTGGAGATATACGAAAAGCACAAAAAGGGGATAAGGCATTAGATGGTGGAACTTTAGATATTGCTAGAGGAATAGAAGTAGGGCATATATTTAAATTAGGTAAAAAGTATAGCGCGGCTATGAATACTAAAGTATTAAATGATAAAGGTGTAGCAGAAACTGTTATTATGGGTTGTTATGGTATAGGAGTTTCAAGAGTTGCAGCAGCAGCAATTGAACAAAATTTTGATGATTTTGGTATAATATGGCCTAAGTCTATAGCCCCTTATTTAGTAGATTTAATTTTAGTTAATGTAAAAGATGAAATAGCAAAAGAAGTTTCAGAAAAAATATATTCTGATATGTTATTAAATAATATTGATGTGATTTATGATGATAGAGATGAAAAAGCAGGATTTAAGTTTAAGGATGCTGACCTTATAGGTATACCTTTAAAAGTTATAGTAGGAAAAGGTGCTGTAAATGGTATGGTAGAAATTAAACATAGAGATGGTTCTTTTTCTGGAGAAATTAAAGTAGAAGATGTAATATCATATATTAAAGAATTTGAAAAAAATAAGTAG
- the purB gene encoding adenylosuccinate lyase, which produces MNKYVNPLCERYASEEMQYIFSPDFKFSTWRKLWVNLAKSEQELGLNFITDDMIKEMEENVYNIDYTLAAKYEKDLRHDVMAHVHTFGDLVPNARKIIHLGATSAYVGDNTDIIQIKEGLILVRKKLVSVIERMSKFAEKYKGLPTLGFTHFQAAQLTTVGKRASLWMQSLLYDLEELEFRLDNLKFRGAKGTTGTQASFKELFNDFDKVKKLDELVTEKAGFKVKQTLSSQTYDRKQDTQILQLLSNIAQSVHKITNDFRMLQHLKEIEEPFGKKQIGSSAMAYKRNPMRSERASSLAKFVMANAHNGELVAATQWFERTLDDSADKRLSIPQSFLAIDGILILLLNIFENTVVYEKIIKRNVDKELPFMATENIIMKAVENGMDRQDVHEIIRELSMEAAKNVKLEGLDNNLIELIKKDGRLDIIKDEIDNILEAEKFIGYSKEQIEEFLSNDIKPILEKYKDEIIKISTEIDK; this is translated from the coding sequence ATGAATAAATATGTGAATCCATTGTGTGAAAGATATGCTAGTGAAGAAATGCAGTATATTTTTTCCCCTGATTTTAAATTTTCAACTTGGAGGAAATTGTGGGTAAATCTTGCAAAATCTGAACAAGAATTGGGGCTTAATTTCATAACAGATGATATGATAAAAGAAATGGAAGAAAATGTATATAATATTGATTATACATTAGCTGCAAAATATGAAAAAGACTTAAGACATGATGTTATGGCTCATGTACATACTTTTGGAGATTTAGTTCCTAATGCAAGAAAAATAATACATTTAGGTGCAACTAGTGCCTATGTTGGGGATAATACTGATATTATACAAATAAAAGAAGGATTAATTCTTGTTAGAAAAAAACTTGTATCTGTCATAGAAAGAATGTCTAAATTTGCAGAAAAATATAAAGGATTACCAACTTTAGGATTCACACATTTCCAAGCTGCACAACTTACAACAGTAGGTAAGAGAGCATCTCTTTGGATGCAATCATTACTTTATGATTTAGAGGAATTAGAATTTAGATTAGATAATTTAAAATTTAGAGGAGCTAAGGGAACTACAGGAACTCAAGCTAGTTTTAAAGAACTATTTAATGATTTTGATAAGGTAAAAAAATTAGATGAATTAGTTACAGAAAAAGCTGGATTTAAAGTTAAGCAAACTTTATCTTCACAAACATATGATAGAAAACAAGATACGCAAATCTTACAGTTACTATCAAATATTGCACAAAGTGTTCATAAAATTACTAATGATTTTAGAATGCTTCAACATTTAAAAGAAATAGAAGAACCTTTTGGTAAAAAGCAAATAGGATCATCAGCTATGGCATATAAGAGAAATCCTATGAGAAGTGAAAGGGCTTCATCTCTTGCTAAATTTGTTATGGCTAATGCTCATAATGGAGAACTTGTTGCTGCAACACAATGGTTTGAAAGAACTTTAGATGATTCAGCAGATAAAAGATTATCTATTCCTCAAAGTTTTTTAGCTATAGACGGAATATTAATATTACTTTTAAATATTTTTGAAAATACTGTTGTGTACGAAAAAATAATAAAAAGAAATGTAGATAAAGAATTACCATTTATGGCAACAGAGAATATAATAATGAAGGCTGTTGAAAATGGAATGGATAGACAAGATGTTCATGAAATTATAAGAGAGTTATCTATGGAAGCTGCCAAAAATGTTAAATTAGAAGGTCTTGATAATAATTTAATAGAATTAATAAAAAAAGATGGAAGATTAGATATTATTAAAGATGAAATAGATAATATATTAGAAGCAGAAAAATTTATTGGATATTCAAAGGAACAGATTGAAGAATTTTTAAGTAATGATATTAAGCCTATATTAGAAAAATATAAGGATGAAATTATAAAAATAAGTACGGAGATAGATAAATAA
- a CDS encoding AzlD domain-containing protein, with translation MKIWLVIILAAIITQLFRISGEFIPIPRTKFMDRFLEAIPISVLVILFFPDIFVSIGSKMYEIMIAVFASLLIIIMTIKNVDLGKIMIIAVVTVVILNLILSKVLI, from the coding sequence ATGAAAATATGGTTAGTTATAATACTTGCTGCTATAATTACTCAACTTTTCAGAATTTCTGGAGAATTTATACCTATACCTAGAACGAAATTTATGGATAGATTTTTAGAAGCTATTCCTATTTCGGTATTAGTTATATTATTTTTTCCAGATATTTTTGTTTCTATAGGAAGTAAAATGTATGAAATAATGATAGCTGTTTTTGCTTCCCTACTTATAATAATAATGACTATAAAAAATGTTGATTTAGGAAAGATAATGATAATTGCAGTTGTAACTGTAGTTATACTTAACTTGATATTATCAAAAGTATTAATTTAG
- the prfB gene encoding peptide chain release factor 2 (programmed frameshift) yields MEEYELRKVIDEKNIDFNDIKEHLDLDKLKKELEEKEKLTLEDGFYKDQNKSQNVLKEISLLKERIKDISKLLTLNENIQILLEFYKQEEISLEELETETLEFIKELDKFKIKLLLNGKYDKNSAILTINAGAGGTESCDWVSMLYRMYDRWAMQNKFKVEVLDILAGDEAGIKSITLSIKGDYAYGYLDCEKGVHRLVRISPFDSNARRHTSFAAVNVIPEIEDDVEVNLKKEDLKIDTYRASGAGGQHVNTTDSAVRITHIPTGIVVICQNERSQNKNLNSAMKVLRAKLFEIELKNRENEINDLKGVQSKIEWGSQIRSYVFQPYKMVKDHRTNHEENNVDKVMDGDINIFIDEYLKIR; encoded by the exons ATGGAAGAATATGAATTAAGAAAAGTTATAGATGAAAAAAATATTGATTTTAATGATATAAAGGAGCATCTT GACTTAGATAAATTAAAAAAAGAATTAGAAGAAAAAGAAAAGCTAACTTTAGAAGATGGTTTTTATAAAGATCAAAATAAATCACAGAATGTATTAAAAGAAATTTCACTTTTAAAGGAAAGAATAAAAGATATTTCTAAACTATTAACATTAAATGAAAATATTCAAATATTATTAGAGTTCTATAAACAAGAAGAAATAAGTTTAGAGGAATTAGAAACTGAAACACTTGAATTTATAAAAGAATTAGATAAATTTAAAATAAAGTTATTATTAAATGGTAAATATGATAAAAATTCAGCAATACTTACTATAAATGCAGGAGCAGGTGGAACTGAAAGTTGTGATTGGGTATCTATGCTATATAGAATGTATGATAGATGGGCTATGCAAAATAAGTTTAAAGTAGAAGTTCTTGATATTTTAGCAGGAGATGAGGCTGGGATTAAGAGTATAACTTTATCTATTAAAGGTGATTATGCTTATGGATATTTAGATTGTGAAAAAGGTGTTCATAGATTAGTTAGAATATCACCGTTTGATTCTAATGCAAGAAGACATACTTCATTTGCAGCAGTAAATGTAATTCCTGAAATAGAAGATGATGTTGAAGTTAATTTAAAAAAAGAGGATTTAAAGATAGATACATATAGAGCAAGTGGAGCTGGAGGGCAACATGTTAATACAACAGATTCAGCTGTAAGAATTACACATATACCTACAGGTATAGTGGTGATTTGCCAAAATGAAAGATCTCAGAATAAAAATTTAAATTCTGCAATGAAGGTTTTAAGAGCTAAACTGTTTGAAATAGAATTGAAAAATAGAGAAAATGAAATAAATGATCTTAAAGGAGTACAATCAAAAATAGAATGGGGTTCACAAATTAGATCATATGTGTTCCAACCATATAAGATGGTAAAAGATCATAGAACTAACCATGAAGAAAACAATGTAGATAAGGTTATGGATGGAGATATAAATATATTTATAGATGAATATTTAAAGATAAGGTAG